In Physeter macrocephalus isolate SW-GA chromosome 2, ASM283717v5, whole genome shotgun sequence, a single window of DNA contains:
- the LOC102984963 gene encoding zinc finger protein 709, producing the protein MCCAVIYTGRGSRRKDQGDPGNLEMDSVAIEDVAVNFTLEEWALLNPSQKKLYRDVMRETFRNLASIGKKWEDHDIEDQYKNQGRKLRSHVVERLCESKEGSQCAGNFSLIPKFSMNKETTGVKLHECSACGKVFMHHSSLNRHISRHSGHKLYEYQKYEEKPYKCKECGKAFSYLQCFEKHERKHSGQENYKCKECGKAFRFRTSFQTHKRIHTGEKPYECKECGKSFMWLTTFQRHVITHTGDTPYKCKECGKPFKWLTTFRRHMITHTGDAPYKCKECGKVFTFLSALQIHEKTHMGEKPYQCKQCGKAFRYRRTFQIHERTHTGEKPYECKQCGKAFISRVGLQNHERNHNGKKFYECKKCSKAFGYSSSLRKHERNHTGEKPYECKECGKGFIFLSSLRAHMVSHSGDGPYKCKECEKAFITPSSFQIHVRTHTGEKPYKCKQCGKTFNWPTSIRRHEKSHSGEKPYECRQCGKAFSCPRSFQSHERRHSGEKPYECKKCGKAFSCPNSCRKHERSHGGEKPYECKECGKAFSSLIKFQRHVMKHTGDGPYKCKECGKVFDCPNYFRSHERIHSVEKPYECKECCKAFSTPRFLRRHERTHTGEKPHACKECGKAFSYPSFLQKHERSHTGEKPYQCKQCGKAVSYLSSLRSHERTHSGKKPYECKECGKAFIFLSKFRLHMIKHTGVGPYTCKKCGKAFDCPSSLRNHERTHTGEKPYECKNCSKAFSHLRSLRNHERTHIGE; encoded by the exons GACTCGGTAGCCATTGAAGATGTGGCTGTGAATTTCACCCTGGAGGAGTGGGCTTTACTGAATCCTTCACAGAAGAAACTCTACAGAGATGTGATGCGGGAAACCTTCAGAAACCTGGCCTCAATAG ggaaaaaatgggAGGATCATGATATTGAAGATCAGTACAAAAACCAGGGGAGAAAACTAAG AAGTCATGTTGTAGAGAGACTCTGTGAAAGTAAAGAGGGTAGTCAATGTGCAGGAAACTTCAGCCTTATTCCAAAATTCAGTATGAACAAGGAAACTACTGGAGTGAAACTACATGAATGCAGTGCATGTGGAAAAGTCTTTATGCATCATTCATCCCTTAATAGGCATATCAGCCGTCATAGTGGACACAAACTGTATGAGTATCAGAAATATGAAGAGAAGCCAtataaatgtaaggaatgtggtaAAGCCTTCAGTTATCTTCAGTGTtttgaaaaacatgaaagaaaacacaGTGGACAGGAGAACtataaatgtaaggaatgtgggaaagcttttCGTTTTCGCACATCCTttcaaacacataaaaggattcATACAGGAGAAAAGCcctatgaatgtaaagaatgtgggaaatcctttatGTGGCTCACAACCTTTCAAAGACACGTAATAACGCACACTGGAGATACTCCTtataaatgtaaggaatgtgggaaaccCTTTAAGTGGCTTACAACCTTTCGGAGACACATGATAACACACACCGGAGATGCTCCTtataaatgtaaggaatgtgggaaagtctttacttttttaagtgcactacaaatacatgaaaaaaccCACATGGGAGAGAAACCCTATCAATGTAAacaatgtggaaaagcctttagATATCGTCGAACttttcaaatacatgaaaggactcacacaggagagaaaccttatgaatgtaagCAATGTGGTAAAGCTTTTATTTCCCGTGTAGGATTACAAAACCATGaaagaaatcacaatggaaagAAATTCTATGAATGTAAAAAATGTAGTAAAGCATTCGGTTATTCCAGTTCTCTtcgaaaacatgaaagaaatcatactggagagaaaccctatgaatgtaaggaatgtggaaaaggttttatttttctctcaagcCTTCGGGCACACATGGTAAGTCACTCTGGAGATGGACCTtataaatgtaaggaatgtgaGAAAGCATTCATTACTCCCAGTTCATTTCAAATACATGTAAGgactcacacaggagagaagcctTATAAATGTAAACAATGTGGGAAAACTTTCAATTGGCCCACTTCCATTCGCAGACATGAAAAAAGTCATagtggagagaaaccctatgagtgtAGGCAATGTGGTAAAGCCTTCAGTTGTCCCAGATCCTTTCAAAGCCATGAAAGGagacacagtggagaaaagcccTATGAATGTAAAAAATGTGGTAAAGCCTTCAGTTGTCCAAATTCCTGTCGAAAACATGAAAGAAGTCATggtggagagaaaccttatgaatgtaaagaatgtgggaaagccttcagttCTCTCATCAAATTTCAAAGACACGTGATGAAGCACACTGGAGATGGACCTTATAAATGTAAGGAGTGTGGGAAAGTCTTTGATTGTCCCAATTACTTTCGAAGTCATGAAAGGATTCACAGTGTAGAAaagccctatgaatgtaaggaatgttgTAAAGCCTTCAGTACTCCTAGGTTCCTTCGAAGACATGAAAgaactcatactggagagaaacctcaTGCATGTAAGGAATGTGGTAAAGCCTTCAGTTATCCCAGTTTCcttcaaaaacatgaaagaagtcatactggggagaaaccctatCAATGTAAACAATGTGGTAAAGCCGTCAGTTATCTCAGTTCCCTTCGAAGTCATGAAAGAACTCATAGTGGaaagaaaccctatgaatgtaaggaatgtgggaaagcattcatttttctctcaaaatttCGTTTACACATGATAAAGCACACTGGAGTTGGACCTTATACATGTAAgaaatgtgggaaagccttcgaTTGTCCCAGTTCATTACGAAACCATGAaagaactcacactggagagaaaccgtATGAATGTAAGAATTGCAGTAAAGCCTTCAGTCATCTCCGTTCTTTACGAAACCATGAAAGAACTCATATTGGAGAGTAG